One Drosophila willistoni isolate 14030-0811.24 chromosome 2R unlocalized genomic scaffold, UCI_dwil_1.1 Seg167, whole genome shotgun sequence DNA segment encodes these proteins:
- the LOC6643825 gene encoding fat body protein 2: MYDWTGKNVVYAGSFTGIGWQMMMQLMQHKIKMMGIMHRMENMEMMKKLQAENPSVKVVFMQMDLMNKVSIEQTMKKMGQMMGHIDVLINGEDVLLDKDIETTMGMNLTGMMQMTMMAMPYMDKTQMGMGGMVINMSSVYGLEPAPTFAVYAAAKHGVLGFTRSMGDKLIYQKTGVMFMAMCPGLTNTEMMMNLRENVTWHHSESMVEAIESAKRQMPEEAAMQMIKAMEMMKNGSMWIVNMGQLKEVMPTMHWQM, from the exons ATGTACGACTGGACGGGTAAGAATGTGGTCTATGCTGGGAGCTTCACTGGCATTGGATGGCAGATGATGATGCAATTGATGCAgcacaaaatcaaaatgatgGGCATAATGCATCGCATGGAGAATATGGAAATGATGAAGAAGCTTCAGGCCGAGAATCCCAGCGTGAAGGTTGTCTTCATGCAGATGGATCTCATGAATAAGGTATCCATCGAGCAGACAATGAAGAAAATGGGTCAGATGATGGGCCACATTGATGTCCTAATTAATGGCGAGGATGTTCTTCTCGATAAGGATATAGAAACCACAATGGGCATGAATTTG ACTGGCATGATGCAAATGACAATGATGGCGATGCCTTATATGGACAAAACCCAAATGGGCATGGGTGGCATGGTGATCAATATGTCCTCTGTCTATGGACTGGAACCGGCTCCAACATTCGCCGTCTATGCTGCAGCCAAACATGGTGTTCTTGGCTTCACACGCTCCATGGGTGATAAGCTTATCTATCAGAAAACTGGTGTCATGTTCATGGCCATGTGTCCGGGTCTGACCAACACCGAAATGATGATGAATCTCAGAGAGAACGTAACCTGGCATCATTCCGAATCAATGGTCGAGGCCATTGAGAGTGCCAAACGCCAAATGCCTGAAGAGGCAGCCATGCAAATGATTAAGGCCATGGAAATGATGAAAAATGGCAGCATGTGGATTGTCAATATGGGTCAATTGAAGGAAGTGATGCCCACGATGCATTGGCAGATGTAG
- the LOC6643826 gene encoding L-ascorbate oxidase: MSDKQTKLKLAMRSNMQLNRSLTVMLIMLIPQFVSLNSGLKTVNAATAAAAGSTFCLYQEQNSTHRKELGAVWFGARDPCLVYTCAAGVETDAPQAHIVVTQVDCNEFYCDVGSELRKVPGSCCGECVRTHCQHNNTLYSVGQSWHNDADCTLLECGQLENGQIIINTYQRNCPPVDEKCPHIETRNCCPICRPVPIARAEEFQEEISEDIWTAEWYRQHPCVRECQVNGEPMTCHYTFVVEWYQTFSKACYDCPLNLTDCARQHCVMGDGLERGITVVNRMMPGPAIEVCEGDQIVVDVQNSLLGESTSIHWHGLHQKSTPYMDGTPHITQCPITPHATFRYSFPADNSGTHFWHSHTGMQRGDGMFGALVIRKPKSTEPHGGLYDFDLSEHVMVVQDWIHDAGASIFAFHHHSRGDNKPHNLLINGRGRYYNRIWAEAKQNHQRRTGAPAQRQLFPKSEVDAVQNLPRQARLAKANTTRLHPVNSTSSHSRKRRGNLNQIPLELVPHQVYTVRRGFRYRFRLINAEYLNCPIVLSMDKHNLTAINSDSYDIEAMDVGSIVTYSGERFDFVLNANQEVGNYWIRLKGLMDCSELFTSAFQVAILRYEGAPDEEPSEELSYAHKAEGIELNVMNRGPGYPDTKTAAEMRALPIYDHVSGIDDDTLQPEVDYKFFVYYDFYAKDNPDFHSHDLYGMQMNLTQPNLLYTPQLNHITLEFPSLALLPSRHLLSDSDFCNDTSLAEQGIDCRTEFCKCHHVLQVPLGAVVELIIVDEGFTYYANHPFHLHGNAFRVVGLERLGENVTIEMIKQLDQFNLLKRNLDNPPVKDTVTVPDGGYTIIRFEASNPGYWLFHCHIEFHAEIGMALVFKVGNDDQMLPVPANFPTCGDYSPDNRAEATTSPDGSFSSISTAAPDEMDDGGSAAVSLSIPLLVLLVSLYLV, translated from the exons ctgcagcagcaggcaGTACATTTTGCCTATACCAGGAGCAGAATAGTACCCATCGCAAAGAGTTGGGCGCTGTTTGGTTTGGCGCACGGGATCCTTGCCTGGTGTACACATGCGCAGCAGGTGTGGAGACAGATGCCCCACAAGCCCACATAGTCGTCACCCAGGTGGATTGCAATGAGTTTTATTGCGATGTG GGATCTGAACTACGTAAAGTTCCTGGAAGCTGTTGCGGTGAATGTGTTCGCACTCATTGCCAGCACAACAATACTCTCTATAGTGTGGGTCAATCCTGGCACAATGATGCCGACTGCACCCTGTTGGAATGTGGACAACTTGAAAATGGTCAAATAATCATCAACACTTATCAGCGGAATTGTCCACCCGTAGACGAAAAATGTCCGCATATAGAAACTCGGAACTGTTGTCCCATTTGTCGACCTGTTCCTATAGCACGGGCAGAGGAATTTCAAGAGGAGATATCTGAGGATATTTGGACAGCGGAATGGTATAGGCAACATCCTTGTGTCCGCGAATGCCAGGTGAATGGGGAGCCTATGACCTGTCACTATACATTTGTTGTCGAATGGTATCAGACGTTCTCCAAGGCTTGCTATGATTGTCCACTCAATCTCACAGACTGTGCACGTCAGCATTGTGTGATGGGCGATGGCCTGGAACGAGGCATTACCGTGGTGAATCGCATGATGCCTGGTCCAGCAATTGAGGTCTGTGAAGGTGATCAAATTGTGGTGGATGTGCAGAATAGTTTACTGGGTGAAAGCACTAGCATACACTGGCATGGCTTGCATCAGAAGAGCACACCCTATATGGATGGAACACCGCATATCACGCAATGCCCCATAACTCCACATGCCACTTTCCGGTATAGTTTTCCCGCCGACAACTCTGGCACTCATTTCTGGCACTCACATACGGGTATGCAACGTGGGGATGGAATGTTCGGAGCCCTGGTCATACGGAAACCGAAATCAACGGAGCCTCATGGAGGACTATACGATTTCGATTTGAGTGAACATGTGATGGTCGTTCAAGATTGGATACACGATGCGGGAGCTAGTATATTTGCGTTCCATCATCATTCCCGTGGCGATAATAAGCCGCATAATTTGCTTATCAATGGCAGGGGACGTTATTACAATCGCATCTGGGCGGAGGCCAAGCAAAACCATCAAAGACGAACAGGTGCTCCAGCACAGAGGCAGCTGTTCCCCAAATCTGAGGTGGATGCAGTCCAAAACTTGCCGCGACAGGCTCGTCTAGCCAAAGCCAATACCACCCGCCTGCATCCGGTCAACTCGACATCCAGTCATTCACGTAAACGTCGAGGAAATCTGAATCAAATTCCTCTGGAGCTGGTTCCCCATCAAGTTTATACCGTGCGACGCGGTTTTCGTTATCGTTTTCGTCTAATAAATGCCGAGTATCTCAATTGTCCTATTGTCTTGTCGATGGATAAACACAATTTGACGGCCATAAATTCTGATAGCTATGACATCGAAGCGATGGATGTGGGTTCCATTGTTACCTATTCCGGGGAACGCTTTGATTTTGTATTGAATGCCAATCAGGAGGTGGGCAACTATTGGATACGTCTCAAGGGCTTAATGGACTGCAGCGAACTCTTCACCTCAGCCTTCCAGGTGGCGATTCTACGCTATGAAGGGGCACCTGATGAGGAGCCAAGCGAAGAGTTGAGCTATGCCCACAAGGCCGAGGGTATAGAGCTGAATGTTATGAATCGTGGACCTGGCTATCCGGATACCAAAACAGCAGCCGAAATGCGTGCCTTGCCCATCTATGATCACGTTTCGGGCATCGACGATGATACGTTACAGCCGGAAGTGGACTACAAATTCTTTGTTTACTATGATTTCTATGCCAAGGATAATCCAGACTTTCATTCACACGATTTGTATGGCATGCAAATGAATCTGACACAACCGAATCTGTTGTACACTCCACAATTGAATCATATAACATTGGAATTTCCATCGTTGGCTTTGCTACCGTCCAGGCATCTCTTGAGCGATTCAGATTTCTGCAATGACACAAGTCTGGCAGAGCAGGGCATCGATTGCCGCACTGAGTTCTGTAAATGTCATCATGTGCTTCAGGTTCCATTGGGCGCCGTGGTGGAGTTGATTATAGTTGATGAAGGATTTACCTACTATGCCAATCATCCCTTTCATTTGCATGGCAATGCTTTTCGAGTTGTGGGCCTGGAGCGTTTGGGTGAAAATGTTACTATTGAAATG ATCAAACAACTCGATCAGTTTAATTTGCTTAAACGCAATCTGGATAATCCCCCAGTAAAAGACACGGTTACTGTTCCAGATGGCGGCTATACCATCATACGCTTTGAGGCCTCCAATCCAGGCTATTGGCTCTTCCATTGTCACATTGAATTCCATGCTGAAATCGGAATGGCCTTGGTCTTTAAAGTGGGCAATGATGATCAAATGCTTCCCGTGCCAGCAAATTTTCCCACCTGTGGTGATTACTCACCCGACAATCGTGCCGAGGCCACAACTTCCCCCGATGGCAGTTTTAGCAGTATTTCTACAGCAGCCCCAGATGAAATGGACGATGGTGGAAGTGCAGCTGTTAGCCTGTCTATACCACTTCTGGTCCTTTTGGTCAGTTTATATTTAGTCTGA